In Sphingobium sp. B2D3C, a genomic segment contains:
- the dnaE gene encoding DNA polymerase III subunit alpha codes for MPHQPYVPLRNLSAYTLLEGAIAPKQLAARAKELGFPAAALTDRNGLYAAMAFSDAAAKAGVQPIIGTTLAVARPGRPDNAPVQIDWLVLLAQDDVGYSNLCALASRAHVERPEMEEAHVSFEALERHADGLICLTASGEGALARLLAEGLPEEAGRYLGRLSALFGDRLYIELSRTDDAIMAAAEDALIDLAYARNLPLVATNPACYADAGFHPAHDVLLCIANSSYVESDDRPKSSPQSWMKPADAMQQLFADLPEAIANTLVVAQRCAVMAPKRKPILPSLAGDRDGEEAQLRVDATAGLVGRLRKIHQQTHGEAAAELDEAALRESYPDYFTRLDFELDIIIQMGFPGYFLIVADFIKWAKAQDIPVGPGRGSGAGSVVAWALTITDLDPLALGLLFERFLNPERVSMPDFDIDFCETRRGEVIRYVQGKYGHDQVAQIITFGTLKARAALKDTGRVLQMGYNQVDRLAKLVPNHPTDPWTLERTMNGSAEFVAEYKADGQIKRLVDQAMMLEGLPRNSSTHAAGVVIGDRPLSELIPLYRDPKSDMPVTQFDMKYVESAGLVKFDFLGLKTLSVLQRAVKLLAKRGVSVDLEGLSWDDAKVYDLLKRGDTVGVFQLESEGMRKTLAAVKPTNFGDIIALVSLYRPGPMDNIPLFGRRKNGEEAIEYPHDLLEPILNETYGIFVYQEQVMQAAQILAGYSLGGADLLRRAMGKKVKAEMDAQRATFVEGCKAHNQIDKKKANELFDLIDKFAGYGFNKSHAAAYALLAYQTAWLKAHYPAEFYAASMAFDIHQTDKLTVFVDDMRRMGLTCLPPDINVSEADFSVEPDPEDASRHAVRYALGGLKGVGEKAMETLVEERVRGGAFRDLDDLAGRIEPRLLNRRQLESLAAAGAFDSLGLDRAVVHAAAEALLAVAAKAAEQRESGQGGLFGGEDVSHADVPLPDVKWAAVERMAQEKEAFGFYFSAHPVDRYRILARGKGVRSYAELCGQADGIGGGDRTGAMMAGLIEDIRWRETKRGARYASATFSDSSGQFQASCFDEESCKLLATLHESNECALLTVELDRQPGEETPRVTVRNVQSFARLAGTARMRMVISVEEPGAIPSLRQMLGERRGARSTVELDAALPDGGRARVILGEDFQLDAELGERVETVRGVTKVVLAQHGPQLALVASR; via the coding sequence ATGCCGCACCAGCCCTATGTTCCGCTCCGAAACCTGTCGGCCTACACCCTGCTGGAAGGCGCGATTGCGCCCAAGCAGCTTGCCGCGCGGGCCAAGGAACTGGGCTTCCCGGCCGCCGCGCTGACCGATCGGAACGGCCTTTATGCGGCCATGGCCTTCTCCGACGCGGCCGCCAAGGCCGGCGTGCAGCCGATCATCGGCACGACGCTCGCGGTGGCGCGCCCCGGCCGGCCGGACAATGCGCCGGTGCAGATCGACTGGCTTGTCCTGCTGGCGCAGGATGATGTCGGCTATAGCAATCTCTGCGCGCTGGCGAGCCGCGCCCATGTCGAGCGGCCGGAAATGGAGGAGGCGCATGTCTCCTTCGAGGCGCTGGAGCGCCATGCCGACGGCCTCATCTGCCTGACGGCCAGCGGCGAAGGTGCACTCGCCCGGTTGCTGGCGGAAGGCCTTCCGGAGGAAGCCGGTCGCTATCTTGGCCGTCTCTCCGCGCTGTTCGGCGATCGTCTCTATATCGAGCTGTCCCGCACGGACGATGCGATCATGGCGGCGGCGGAAGACGCGCTGATCGACCTCGCTTATGCGCGCAACCTGCCGCTCGTCGCCACCAATCCCGCCTGTTATGCCGATGCCGGCTTCCATCCGGCCCATGACGTGCTGCTCTGCATCGCCAACAGCAGCTATGTCGAGAGCGACGACCGCCCGAAAAGCTCGCCGCAAAGCTGGATGAAGCCGGCCGATGCGATGCAGCAATTGTTCGCCGATCTGCCCGAAGCCATCGCCAACACCCTCGTCGTGGCGCAGCGCTGCGCGGTGATGGCGCCCAAGCGCAAGCCGATCCTGCCCAGCCTTGCCGGCGACCGCGACGGTGAGGAGGCGCAGTTGCGCGTCGATGCGACGGCGGGTCTGGTCGGGCGCCTGCGCAAGATCCACCAGCAGACGCATGGCGAGGCCGCGGCCGAGCTTGACGAAGCTGCGCTGCGGGAGAGCTATCCGGACTATTTCACCCGGCTCGATTTCGAGCTGGATATCATCATCCAGATGGGCTTCCCCGGCTACTTCCTCATCGTGGCCGACTTCATCAAATGGGCCAAGGCGCAGGATATTCCGGTGGGGCCGGGGCGTGGTTCGGGCGCTGGCTCGGTCGTCGCCTGGGCGCTGACGATCACCGATCTCGATCCGCTGGCGCTGGGCCTGCTGTTCGAGCGCTTCCTCAATCCAGAGCGCGTCTCGATGCCGGACTTCGACATCGACTTCTGCGAAACCCGGCGTGGCGAAGTCATTCGCTATGTGCAGGGCAAATATGGCCACGATCAGGTCGCTCAGATCATCACCTTCGGTACGCTGAAGGCGCGCGCGGCGCTCAAGGATACCGGCCGGGTGCTGCAGATGGGCTATAATCAGGTCGACCGGCTGGCCAAGCTGGTCCCCAACCACCCCACCGACCCATGGACGCTGGAGCGGACGATGAACGGCTCCGCCGAGTTCGTCGCCGAGTATAAGGCGGACGGGCAGATCAAGCGGCTGGTCGATCAGGCGATGATGCTGGAAGGCCTGCCGCGCAACAGCTCCACCCACGCCGCCGGCGTGGTGATCGGCGACCGGCCGTTGTCGGAGCTGATCCCGCTCTACCGCGATCCCAAGTCCGACATGCCGGTGACCCAGTTCGACATGAAATATGTCGAGAGCGCGGGACTCGTGAAGTTCGACTTTCTCGGCCTCAAGACCCTCTCGGTGCTCCAGCGCGCGGTCAAGCTGCTCGCCAAGCGCGGTGTTAGCGTCGATCTGGAAGGGCTGAGCTGGGACGACGCGAAGGTCTACGATCTGCTCAAGCGCGGCGACACGGTCGGCGTATTCCAGCTGGAATCCGAGGGCATGCGCAAGACGCTCGCCGCGGTGAAACCGACCAATTTCGGCGACATCATCGCGCTCGTCTCGCTCTACCGGCCCGGCCCGATGGACAATATCCCGCTCTTCGGACGCCGTAAGAATGGCGAGGAGGCGATTGAATATCCGCACGATCTGCTCGAGCCGATCCTGAACGAGACCTACGGCATCTTCGTCTATCAGGAACAGGTGATGCAGGCCGCGCAGATCCTCGCCGGCTACTCGCTCGGCGGCGCCGATCTGCTGCGCCGCGCCATGGGCAAGAAGGTGAAGGCGGAGATGGACGCCCAGCGCGCCACCTTCGTCGAAGGCTGCAAGGCGCACAACCAGATCGACAAGAAGAAGGCCAATGAGCTGTTCGACTTGATCGACAAGTTCGCCGGCTATGGCTTCAACAAGAGCCACGCGGCCGCTTACGCGCTGCTCGCCTATCAGACCGCGTGGCTCAAGGCGCATTATCCGGCCGAATTCTACGCCGCCTCCATGGCCTTCGATATCCACCAGACGGACAAGCTGACCGTCTTCGTGGATGACATGCGCCGCATGGGGCTGACCTGCCTGCCGCCCGACATCAACGTGAGCGAAGCCGATTTCTCGGTGGAACCGGACCCGGAGGACGCCAGCCGCCACGCCGTGCGTTATGCGCTCGGCGGCCTCAAGGGCGTAGGCGAGAAGGCGATGGAGACGCTGGTCGAGGAGCGGGTCCGGGGCGGCGCGTTTCGCGATCTTGATGATTTGGCCGGGCGGATCGAGCCGCGCCTGCTCAATCGCCGGCAGCTTGAGAGTCTCGCAGCGGCCGGCGCCTTCGACAGCCTGGGGCTGGACCGGGCAGTGGTCCATGCCGCTGCCGAGGCGCTGCTGGCAGTGGCCGCGAAAGCTGCCGAGCAGCGCGAGAGCGGGCAGGGTGGTCTGTTCGGCGGGGAGGATGTTTCCCATGCGGATGTGCCGCTGCCGGATGTGAAATGGGCGGCCGTCGAGCGGATGGCGCAGGAGAAGGAGGCGTTCGGCTTTTATTTCTCGGCGCACCCAGTCGACCGCTACCGCATCCTCGCACGCGGCAAGGGCGTGCGCAGCTATGCGGAACTGTGCGGCCAAGCGGATGGCATTGGCGGCGGCGACCGCACCGGCGCGATGATGGCTGGGCTGATCGAGGATATACGCTGGCGCGAGACCAAGCGCGGCGCCCGCTATGCTTCGGCGACCTTCTCGGATTCGAGCGGGCAGTTCCAGGCCAGTTGCTTCGATGAGGAAAGCTGCAAGCTGCTCGCAACCCTGCACGAGAGCAACGAGTGCGCCCTGCTGACCGTGGAGCTGGATCGCCAGCCCGGTGAGGAGACCCCGCGCGTCACCGTGCGCAACGTTCAGTCTTTCGCGCGCCTCGCGGGCACGGCGCGAATGCGGATGGTCATTTCCGTCGAGGAGCCCGGCGCT
- a CDS encoding ABC transporter ATP-binding protein: MSEVLSVHSLSRSFTQGGAKIDVLRGVDLNVQAGEIVALLGPSGSGKSTMLQAIGLLEGGFGGSIRLCGVEVASEGNDGRTTLRREKLGFVYQFHHLLPDFSAVENVILPQLILGKRKAEARARAESLLTSLGLGHRLEHKPSQLSGGEQQRVAVARALANRPALVLADEPTGNLDERTADVVLDEFIRLVREQGSAALIATHNERLAARMDRIVRLHDGFLD, translated from the coding sequence ATGAGTGAGGTGCTCTCCGTTCACAGCCTGTCGCGCAGCTTCACGCAGGGCGGCGCCAAGATCGACGTGCTGCGCGGCGTGGACCTGAACGTTCAGGCCGGCGAGATCGTAGCGCTGCTCGGCCCGTCCGGCTCCGGCAAGTCGACCATGCTGCAGGCGATCGGGCTGCTGGAGGGCGGCTTTGGCGGCTCGATCCGCCTCTGCGGCGTCGAAGTTGCAAGCGAAGGTAATGATGGCCGCACGACGCTGCGGCGGGAGAAGCTCGGCTTCGTCTATCAGTTCCATCATCTGCTGCCCGATTTCAGCGCGGTCGAGAATGTCATCCTGCCGCAATTGATCCTGGGCAAGAGAAAGGCTGAGGCGCGGGCCCGGGCGGAAAGCCTGCTCACCAGCCTCGGTCTCGGGCATCGGCTGGAGCATAAGCCGAGCCAGCTTTCCGGCGGCGAGCAGCAGCGCGTCGCGGTGGCGCGTGCGCTCGCCAATCGACCGGCGCTGGTGCTGGCCGATGAGCCGACCGGCAATCTGGATGAGCGTACGGCCGATGTGGTGCTGGACGAATTCATCCGTCTGGTCCGCGAGCAGGGCTCAGCCGCGCTCATCGCAACGCATAATGAGCGGCTGGCGGCGCGGATGGACCGGATCGTTCGGCTGCATGACGGGTTTCTCGATTAG
- a CDS encoding energy transducer TonB — protein sequence MNRKSQDFILALVGVTGLGALLLWAGKTVQIDVDYAGHFERAEAAFGALAEAVVLGVPETIEDDFAHVEVPPPYDPAKDALKAPATRARLQGAVPAVDYPLLARRNGWEGATIIHFTVDETGQPFDCRLVESSGHDVLDKASCKMITTRARYTPARDALGQPVMSGFNQRILWRLEE from the coding sequence ATGAACCGCAAATCGCAGGATTTTATATTGGCGCTCGTCGGTGTGACCGGCCTTGGGGCCTTGCTGCTATGGGCTGGGAAAACCGTGCAGATCGACGTTGATTATGCAGGGCATTTCGAGCGAGCCGAGGCGGCGTTCGGCGCCTTGGCGGAAGCTGTGGTCCTCGGCGTGCCCGAAACGATCGAGGACGACTTTGCGCATGTCGAGGTTCCGCCGCCTTATGATCCGGCAAAAGATGCCCTGAAAGCGCCAGCAACGCGGGCGAGGCTGCAGGGAGCCGTGCCAGCCGTCGACTATCCTCTCCTCGCCCGCCGTAACGGCTGGGAAGGCGCGACCATCATCCATTTCACCGTCGATGAGACCGGCCAGCCTTTCGATTGCAGGCTGGTGGAAAGCAGCGGTCATGATGTGCTGGACAAGGCCTCATGCAAGATGATCACGACGCGTGCCCGGTACACGCCGGCGCGCGATGCGCTGGGTCAGCCCGTGATGAGCGGCTTTAATCAGCGTATCCTCTGGCGGCTTGAGGAATGA
- the argJ gene encoding bifunctional glutamate N-acetyltransferase/amino-acid acetyltransferase ArgJ → MTDQSPLARPFPALPDIAGVTPRVARARYKQWDRYDLTYVELAEGTAVAGVFTRNVCCSTEVELGRESAAQGKARALIVNAGNSNAFTGFRGREAVDQIRDQVGGHLGCAASDVFVSSTGVIGVPLPRDKARAGVEAALAATPCTWEQAAETIGTTDTFAKGATTSAVIGDQTVRLSGIIKGSGMIAPDMATMLGYIFTDAAIAPDLLQQMLSAANRRSFSCITVDGDTSTSDTVLLFATGKAGNAPLTSMDDAGADAFQAALNDICTQLAQLVVRDGEGAQKFIEVEVTGAVSDESARRIGLSIANSPLVKTAIAGEDANWGRVVMAVGKAGEPADRDKLAIRFADKWVAQDGLAVDSYDEAPVAAHLKGQDVRIGVDLGLGTGSATVWTCDLTHGYISINADYRS, encoded by the coding sequence ATGACTGATCAATCGCCTCTCGCTCGCCCCTTCCCCGCCCTCCCGGATATTGCCGGTGTGACCCCGCGCGTCGCCCGTGCCCGGTACAAGCAGTGGGATCGCTACGACCTCACTTATGTGGAACTGGCGGAAGGCACGGCTGTGGCCGGCGTCTTCACCCGGAATGTCTGCTGCTCGACCGAGGTCGAGCTTGGCCGCGAAAGCGCCGCGCAGGGCAAGGCGCGCGCATTGATCGTCAATGCCGGAAACAGCAACGCCTTCACCGGTTTTCGGGGGCGCGAAGCCGTGGACCAGATTCGCGATCAGGTCGGCGGGCACCTGGGTTGCGCCGCCAGCGACGTGTTTGTGAGCTCGACCGGGGTGATCGGCGTGCCCCTGCCCCGCGACAAGGCCCGCGCTGGCGTCGAGGCGGCACTGGCCGCTACGCCCTGCACCTGGGAGCAGGCGGCCGAGACCATCGGCACCACCGACACTTTTGCGAAAGGTGCGACGACAAGCGCGGTGATCGGCGACCAGACCGTCCGCCTCTCCGGCATCATCAAGGGCTCGGGCATGATCGCGCCTGATATGGCGACGATGCTGGGCTATATCTTCACCGATGCCGCCATCGCGCCCGATTTGCTCCAGCAGATGCTGAGCGCCGCCAACCGGCGCAGCTTCTCGTGCATCACCGTGGATGGCGACACCTCCACCAGCGACACCGTGCTGCTCTTCGCGACCGGCAAGGCCGGCAACGCCCCCCTCACGAGCATGGACGATGCCGGCGCCGACGCGTTTCAGGCAGCGCTCAATGACATCTGCACCCAGCTCGCGCAGCTGGTGGTGCGTGATGGCGAAGGGGCGCAAAAGTTCATCGAGGTGGAGGTGACCGGTGCCGTCAGCGACGAGAGCGCCCGGCGCATCGGACTCTCCATCGCCAATTCCCCGCTGGTGAAGACGGCAATCGCCGGAGAAGATGCCAATTGGGGCCGCGTGGTCATGGCGGTCGGCAAGGCCGGCGAGCCGGCGGATCGCGACAAGCTGGCAATCCGCTTCGCCGACAAATGGGTGGCGCAGGATGGGCTTGCCGTGGACAGTTATGACGAAGCCCCGGTGGCAGCGCATCTCAAGGGGCAGGATGTCCGCATCGGCGTCGATCTGGGGCTGGGAACGGGTAGTGCGACCGTGTGGACCTGCGATCTCACCCATGGCTACATCTCGATCAACGCCGATTACCGGAGCTAA
- a CDS encoding Hsp20 family protein, translating into MRGFDLTPYRRSTVGFDRLFDLIENSARLQQTDNYPPYNIERLDEDRYRVTVAVAGFKAEEIDITAQQNLLQITGRKAEVAESERANYLHLGIANRSFERRFELADFVRVERADLADGLLIVELVREVPDAMKPRKIAINGKGEVIDLSSDKNAA; encoded by the coding sequence ATGCGTGGCTTTGATTTGACTCCCTATCGCCGCTCCACTGTCGGCTTCGATCGCCTGTTCGACCTTATCGAGAACAGCGCGCGCCTGCAGCAGACGGACAATTATCCGCCCTATAACATCGAGCGCCTCGATGAGGATCGCTATCGCGTGACGGTCGCCGTCGCCGGTTTCAAGGCGGAGGAAATCGACATCACGGCGCAGCAGAACCTGCTCCAGATCACTGGCCGCAAGGCTGAGGTCGCGGAGAGCGAGCGCGCCAATTATCTTCACCTCGGCATCGCGAACCGCAGCTTCGAGCGCCGGTTCGAGCTGGCCGACTTCGTGCGCGTCGAGCGCGCCGACCTCGCCGACGGCCTGCTCATCGTAGAGCTGGTCCGCGAGGTGCCGGACGCGATGAAGCCGCGCAAGATCGCCATTAACGGCAAGGGCGAGGTCATCGACCTCTCAAGCGACAAGAACGCCGCCTGA
- a CDS encoding SDR family oxidoreductase → MATIVIAGANRGIGLELARQYAQDGHDVIRAMRGEDRADPIFGTTMALDVADAQSVSKFAAALDGRPVDLLLANAGVIGPERQSSTDMDFDGFLHTLDVNVLGPLRVIQALLPNLRKAAHPRVAVTSSRMGSMAAPQSGHLAYRASKAAVNKVVQCLAADLAGEGIAVASLHPGWVRTDMGGPGADIDVEISAAGLRQVLDGLSMANTGRFWAYDGEVLDW, encoded by the coding sequence ATGGCAACCATCGTGATCGCCGGCGCCAATCGGGGCATCGGCCTGGAACTGGCGCGGCAATATGCGCAGGACGGGCATGATGTGATCCGCGCCATGCGCGGCGAAGACCGGGCCGACCCCATCTTCGGCACCACCATGGCGCTGGATGTGGCGGATGCCCAATCGGTCAGCAAGTTCGCTGCGGCGCTCGATGGCAGGCCGGTCGACCTGCTGCTTGCCAATGCCGGAGTGATCGGCCCCGAGCGTCAGAGCAGCACGGACATGGACTTCGATGGCTTCCTGCACACGCTCGATGTGAACGTGCTCGGGCCGTTGCGGGTGATCCAGGCACTGCTGCCCAATTTGCGCAAAGCGGCTCATCCGCGCGTGGCGGTGACCTCCAGCCGCATGGGGTCGATGGCCGCGCCGCAGTCGGGCCATCTCGCCTATCGTGCCTCCAAGGCGGCGGTCAACAAGGTCGTCCAGTGCCTCGCCGCCGATCTGGCAGGCGAGGGGATTGCGGTGGCCTCGCTCCACCCGGGCTGGGTGCGCACCGATATGGGCGGCCCCGGCGCGGACATCGACGTCGAGATCAGCGCTGCCGGATTGCGGCAGGTGCTCGATGGCCTGAGCATGGCGAACACGGGCCGCTTCTGGGCCTATGATGGCGAAGTGCTGGACTGGTAA
- a CDS encoding lipoprotein-releasing ABC transporter permease subunit → MILNRYERMIARRYLLPGKGEGFIFLVASISLVAVMLGVGALIVVMSVMNGFRAELFDKIVGLNGHAVVQGYGGRLDNWEEIARQSRATPGVTSATPLIEQPLLATFNGRVEAALIRGMTEADIHDNASLSGKVLAGSLKDVRAGSGKVAIGSRLAEALGVGVGQSISVINPAGRSTPFGTVPRQLPYEIGAIFEIGIYDYDKAFVIMPMQDAQTLLLMGGKVGMVELQTEDPDRVGEILAPLTKQVATQGQVIDWRQMNASLFEALQVDRVVSFVILSLIILVAVFNILSSLIMLVRAKTRDIAILRTMGATRASLLRIFVTVGVTIGTLGTGAGLVLGSVILFFRQGIVDGVQMLTGQQLWDPSIRFLTSLPSKPDPVEIGAICIMAVGFSFLATLYPAFKAANTDPVQVLRYE, encoded by the coding sequence ATGATCCTCAATCGTTACGAACGCATGATCGCCCGGCGCTACCTGCTGCCTGGCAAGGGCGAGGGATTCATCTTCCTCGTCGCCTCCATCAGCCTCGTCGCGGTGATGCTGGGCGTGGGCGCGCTGATCGTGGTGATGAGCGTGATGAACGGCTTCCGCGCCGAGCTGTTCGACAAGATCGTGGGTTTGAACGGCCATGCGGTGGTTCAGGGCTATGGCGGGCGGCTGGACAATTGGGAGGAGATCGCGCGGCAGTCGCGAGCCACGCCTGGTGTGACCAGCGCGACGCCGCTGATCGAGCAGCCGCTGCTGGCGACGTTCAACGGCCGGGTTGAAGCGGCCCTGATTCGCGGCATGACGGAAGCCGATATTCACGACAATGCGTCGCTCTCCGGCAAGGTGCTGGCAGGCTCGCTCAAGGATGTGCGTGCCGGCAGCGGCAAGGTGGCGATCGGCTCCCGCCTGGCCGAGGCGCTTGGCGTGGGCGTTGGCCAGTCAATCAGCGTCATCAATCCGGCCGGGCGCTCGACGCCCTTCGGCACGGTGCCGCGCCAGCTCCCCTATGAGATCGGCGCCATCTTCGAAATCGGCATCTATGATTATGACAAGGCGTTCGTGATCATGCCGATGCAGGATGCGCAGACGCTGCTGCTGATGGGCGGCAAGGTCGGCATGGTCGAGCTGCAGACGGAAGATCCGGACCGCGTCGGCGAGATCCTGGCGCCGCTGACCAAGCAGGTGGCAACCCAGGGCCAGGTGATCGACTGGCGACAGATGAATGCCAGCCTGTTCGAGGCACTGCAGGTGGACCGCGTGGTCTCCTTCGTCATCCTCTCGCTGATCATTCTGGTCGCGGTGTTCAACATTCTCTCCTCCCTGATCATGCTGGTCCGCGCCAAGACGCGGGACATCGCGATCCTGCGCACGATGGGCGCGACGCGCGCCAGCCTGTTGCGGATTTTCGTGACGGTGGGCGTGACCATCGGCACTCTCGGCACTGGCGCGGGGCTTGTCCTCGGCTCGGTGATCCTGTTCTTCCGCCAGGGCATTGTCGATGGCGTGCAGATGCTCACCGGCCAGCAGCTCTGGGACCCGTCGATCCGCTTCCTGACCTCGCTGCCGTCCAAGCCCGATCCGGTCGAGATCGGCGCGATCTGCATTATGGCGGTGGGCTTCAGCTTCCTCGCCACGCTTTACCCGGCCTTCAAGGCTGCTAATACCGACCCCGTACAGGTGCTGCGCTATGAGTGA
- the trxA gene encoding thioredoxin produces the protein MATKAISDASFHEDVIASDKPVLVDFWAEWCGPCKMIGPALEEISEELGEKVTIAKLNIDDHPDAPTRYGVRGIPTMILFKNGAPAATKVGAAPKSALKGWIEGEL, from the coding sequence ATGGCTACCAAGGCAATTTCCGACGCCAGCTTCCATGAGGACGTGATTGCGTCCGACAAGCCCGTTCTGGTCGATTTCTGGGCGGAATGGTGCGGCCCGTGCAAGATGATCGGACCCGCTCTGGAGGAAATCAGCGAGGAATTGGGCGAGAAGGTGACCATCGCCAAGCTCAATATCGACGATCATCCCGACGCGCCGACTCGCTATGGCGTGCGCGGCATCCCCACGATGATCCTATTCAAGAATGGCGCGCCGGCCGCGACCAAGGTTGGTGCCGCCCCCAAGAGCGCGCTTAAGGGCTGGATCGAAGGCGAGCTGTAA
- a CDS encoding inositol monophosphatase family protein: MNSLSSAVSALLRDVARDVVLQRYQNLANHEVEEKTVGELVTIADREAELRLNEGLSRILPEAGLVGEEACAADPGLTAKLETGLNWVIDPIDGTANFASGKPPFAIMVALADAGVIQAGWILDPLTGRLCEASLGQGAWIDGERVEARESGADIPVAGLSVLFLNPADRQAMIDRVEGQFAIADIPRCAGEQYPRIVLGVHDLAAFERTLPWDHAPGALFVNEAGGRVARPDGSPYRLAADPGRGLLAAASPALWDRAAAVLYG, encoded by the coding sequence ATGAACAGCCTCAGCAGCGCCGTGAGCGCGCTCCTGCGCGATGTCGCGCGCGACGTCGTCCTGCAGCGCTACCAGAACCTCGCCAATCACGAGGTGGAGGAAAAGACGGTCGGCGAGCTGGTGACCATTGCCGACCGCGAAGCCGAGTTGCGCCTCAATGAAGGGCTGAGCCGCATCCTGCCCGAGGCGGGCCTGGTCGGCGAAGAAGCCTGCGCGGCCGATCCCGGCCTCACGGCAAAGCTCGAAACCGGTCTCAACTGGGTGATCGATCCCATTGATGGGACAGCGAATTTCGCTTCCGGAAAGCCGCCCTTTGCCATCATGGTCGCGCTGGCCGATGCCGGCGTGATCCAGGCGGGCTGGATCCTCGATCCGCTGACCGGGCGCCTGTGCGAGGCCTCGCTCGGACAGGGGGCGTGGATCGATGGCGAACGGGTCGAGGCCAGGGAGAGCGGTGCGGATATCCCGGTTGCCGGACTGTCCGTGCTGTTCCTGAACCCCGCCGACCGGCAGGCGATGATCGACCGCGTCGAAGGCCAGTTCGCCATTGCCGACATTCCGCGCTGCGCCGGGGAACAATATCCCCGCATCGTGCTGGGCGTGCATGATCTCGCTGCGTTCGAGCGCACCTTGCCTTGGGACCACGCCCCCGGGGCGCTGTTCGTCAACGAAGCGGGTGGCCGTGTCGCGCGCCCCGATGGCTCACCCTATCGGCTGGCGGCCGATCCGGGCCGCGGCCTGCTTGCGGCGGCGTCTCCGGCTCTGTGGGATCGTGCGGCAGCGGTTCTGTACGGTTAA
- a CDS encoding Yip1 family protein → MDIEPTGGTAPSLMDRAKAIILKPKAEWPVIAAETTPSGDIFTNYALPLAAISPIAAFVGGQLFGFGAFGFSYRPSLMGGLSMAMTSFILALVSLFLISFITSKLAPKFGGVGSFRNAFKLVAYSMTASWLAGIFSIVPSLSFLGILGLYSFYLFYVGAAPLMKVPPEKALTYTIVTVLCVLVIYIVIGAITATVGRTFGFSPSGSLGGGTVTTEDGATIALPGVGNIDTGKIEQAARDMEAAQTREAVAPAQLQALLPASIGAYQRTAISSIKAGPTSQAEASYEAGGKRFTLKVSDMAAMGAIAGMASAMGVESNREDGDSYERTTTVDDNMVIERWDRGAGNGSFATTVDKRFMVEAEGDAGSIDELKAAVAAIDMAKLKGLGR, encoded by the coding sequence ATGGACATCGAACCGACGGGTGGCACGGCGCCATCGCTCATGGACCGCGCGAAGGCGATCATTCTCAAGCCCAAGGCGGAATGGCCGGTGATTGCGGCGGAGACGACGCCGAGCGGTGACATCTTCACCAACTACGCCCTGCCACTGGCGGCGATCAGCCCGATCGCGGCCTTCGTCGGCGGCCAGCTCTTCGGCTTCGGCGCGTTCGGCTTCAGCTATCGCCCGTCGCTGATGGGCGGCCTCTCCATGGCGATGACGAGCTTCATTCTGGCGCTGGTCAGCCTGTTCCTCATCAGCTTCATCACCAGCAAGCTCGCGCCCAAATTCGGCGGTGTCGGCAGTTTTCGCAACGCCTTCAAGCTCGTCGCCTATTCGATGACGGCCAGTTGGCTAGCCGGCATCTTCAGTATCGTGCCGTCGCTCAGCTTCCTTGGAATTCTCGGCCTCTATTCTTTCTATCTCTTCTATGTCGGCGCGGCCCCGCTGATGAAAGTGCCGCCCGAGAAGGCGCTGACCTACACGATCGTGACGGTGCTGTGCGTGCTGGTGATCTATATCGTCATCGGCGCGATCACCGCCACGGTGGGCCGCACCTTCGGCTTCTCGCCCTCGGGCAGCCTGGGCGGCGGCACGGTGACGACGGAGGATGGCGCGACGATCGCCCTGCCCGGAGTCGGCAACATCGATACCGGCAAGATCGAGCAGGCAGCGCGCGACATGGAAGCCGCGCAGACCCGTGAAGCCGTCGCTCCGGCGCAATTGCAGGCGCTCCTGCCCGCCAGCATCGGCGCCTATCAGCGCACGGCGATCAGCAGCATCAAGGCCGGCCCCACCAGCCAGGCCGAGGCAAGCTATGAGGCAGGTGGCAAGCGCTTCACCCTCAAGGTCTCCGATATGGCGGCGATGGGCGCGATTGCCGGCATGGCGAGCGCCATGGGCGTTGAATCCAACCGTGAGGATGGCGATAGCTACGAGCGCACCACGACGGTGGACGACAATATGGTCATCGAGCGGTGGGACCGTGGCGCCGGCAATGGATCGTTCGCAACCACGGTCGACAAGCGCTTCATGGTCGAGGCAGAGGGCGACGCGGGCAGCATCGACGAACTGAAGGCGGCCGTTGCCGCCATCGACATGGCCAAGCTGAAAGGCCTAGGGCGCTAA